One genomic window of Dehalobacter sp. includes the following:
- the nuoF gene encoding NADH-quinone oxidoreductase subunit NuoF has translation MSLILEPDRKNKQVLVCNGTGCFSSGSQTLIDLLREGLAERGIHTADVRSTGCHGFCEQGPTVIIEPDKTFYTKVKAEDISEIIEKDIIRDEKVERLLYEDPVSGKLAANFETVNLFAKQKRIILDNCGKIDPEEISHYLAKDGYKGLAKAIQTMSPDEVVEEVKKSGLRGRGGAGFPTGLKWSLCRQSEGTKKYVICNADEGDPGAFMDRGVLEGDPHAVIEGMLIGAYAIGADEGYIYCRAEYPLAIDRLRTAIAQAEENGLLGNNILNSGFNFKLKIKAGAGAFVCGEETALIASIEGKRGMPTVRPPYPAVKGLWGKPTNINNVETWANVPYILRNGTDWYTQFGTEKSKGTKIFALTGKVNNTGLVEVPMGITLRDIIFDIGGGIKDGNQFKAVQIGGPSGGCLPEEMLDIEVDYDNLTAAGAMVGSGGLVILDNTTCMVDIARFFLSFTQKESCGKCTPCREGTKRLLEILVRITKGEGQAEDLNTLENLAKVIKRTSLCGLGQTAPNPLLATLRYFRHEYEAHIFEKRCPAHACTALMEYTVDNEKCKRCGQCSKVCPVGCITGDKETPYVIDTQKCIKCGACLKKCKFNAISLA, from the coding sequence ATGTCTTTGATCCTGGAACCAGACAGAAAAAATAAGCAGGTTCTGGTCTGCAATGGAACAGGCTGCTTTTCTTCGGGTTCCCAGACATTAATCGATCTACTCAGGGAAGGATTGGCTGAAAGAGGCATCCATACGGCTGACGTCCGCTCTACGGGCTGTCATGGTTTTTGCGAACAAGGGCCGACCGTGATCATTGAACCGGACAAGACTTTCTATACGAAGGTTAAAGCGGAGGACATTTCCGAAATCATCGAAAAAGATATTATACGTGATGAAAAAGTTGAAAGACTTCTTTACGAGGATCCGGTATCGGGGAAACTCGCGGCAAATTTTGAGACCGTGAATTTATTTGCCAAACAGAAACGGATCATCCTTGATAACTGCGGCAAGATCGACCCGGAGGAAATCAGCCATTATCTCGCTAAAGATGGCTACAAGGGTTTGGCCAAAGCGATTCAAACCATGAGCCCGGACGAGGTTGTGGAGGAAGTCAAAAAATCAGGCTTGAGAGGCCGCGGAGGTGCAGGTTTTCCGACAGGACTTAAATGGAGTCTATGCCGCCAGTCAGAGGGCACGAAAAAATATGTGATCTGCAACGCCGATGAAGGAGACCCCGGTGCATTCATGGACAGGGGCGTTCTTGAAGGAGACCCGCATGCGGTGATTGAAGGAATGCTGATCGGCGCTTACGCGATTGGCGCTGACGAGGGTTATATCTACTGCCGGGCCGAATATCCGCTCGCGATCGACAGGCTGAGAACCGCGATTGCCCAGGCTGAGGAAAACGGATTACTGGGCAATAACATCCTGAATTCCGGATTTAACTTCAAACTAAAGATCAAAGCCGGTGCAGGCGCTTTTGTCTGTGGCGAGGAGACGGCCCTGATTGCTTCCATCGAAGGCAAGCGCGGGATGCCGACGGTCAGGCCTCCCTACCCTGCCGTCAAAGGCCTCTGGGGAAAACCGACTAATATTAACAACGTCGAGACCTGGGCCAATGTACCGTATATTTTACGGAATGGCACAGACTGGTATACGCAATTTGGCACTGAAAAAAGCAAAGGCACCAAGATATTTGCTCTGACCGGCAAGGTCAATAACACCGGCCTGGTGGAAGTGCCGATGGGGATCACGCTGAGGGACATCATCTTTGATATCGGCGGCGGGATCAAGGACGGGAACCAATTTAAGGCTGTTCAGATCGGGGGGCCCTCCGGAGGCTGTCTGCCCGAGGAAATGCTGGATATTGAAGTCGATTATGATAATCTGACCGCCGCAGGAGCAATGGTTGGCTCAGGTGGACTGGTTATCCTTGATAATACGACATGTATGGTCGATATTGCCCGTTTTTTCTTAAGCTTTACCCAGAAGGAATCCTGCGGCAAGTGTACACCCTGCCGGGAAGGAACGAAGCGGCTTCTGGAAATCCTGGTCCGGATCACCAAGGGTGAGGGGCAAGCTGAGGACCTGAATACGCTGGAAAATCTGGCCAAGGTTATCAAACGGACATCACTGTGTGGTCTTGGTCAGACAGCCCCGAATCCACTGCTCGCGACACTGCGCTATTTCCGTCACGAATATGAAGCCCATATCTTTGAGAAACGATGTCCGGCACATGCCTGTACCGCGCTGATGGAATATACGGTCGACAATGAAAAATGCAAGCGCTGCGGGCAATGTTCCAAAGTCTGTCCGGTCGGCTGCATCACCGGGGATAAAGAGACACCCTATGTGATCGATACGCAGAAATGCATTAAATGCGGGGCTTGTCTGAAAAAATGCAAATTTAATGCAATCAGCTTAGCTTAG